A DNA window from Chiroxiphia lanceolata isolate bChiLan1 chromosome 6, bChiLan1.pri, whole genome shotgun sequence contains the following coding sequences:
- the SLC1A2 gene encoding excitatory amino acid transporter 2 isoform X2 codes for MASTEGANNMPKQVEVRMHESHLNPVEHRSGNICVQFCQSLHRNLLLTLTVFGVILGAVCGGLLRLATPIDPDIIMLIAFPGDILMRMLKMLILPLIISSLITGLSGLDAKASGRLGTRAMVYYMSTTIIAAVLGVILVLAIHPGNPKLKKQLGQGKKNDEVSSLDAFLDLIRNLFPENLVQACFQQIQTVTKRVLVPPPIEEPPNVTDSALAMVNETAPPEAQLVIKKGLEFKDGMNVLGLIGFFIAFGIAMGKMGDQAKMMVDFFNILNEIVMKLVTMIMWYSPLGIACLICGKIIAIKDLEVVARQLGMYMVTVIVGLVIHGGIFLPLLYFVITRKSPFSFLAGIFQAWITALGTASSAGTLPVTFRCLEENLGIDKRVTRFVLPVGATINMDGTALYEAVAAIFIAQMNGIDLDGGQIVTVSLTATLASVGAASIPSAGLVTMLLILTAVGLPTQDISLLVAVDWLLDRMRTSVNVVGDSFGAGIVYHLSKAELDTIDSHHKGHEDIEMTKTQSIYDDMKNHRENNSNQCVFAAHNSVMVDECKVTLATNGKSADFSVVEEEPWKREK; via the exons TGCCAACAATATGCCTAAGCAAGTAGAAGTCCGGATGCATGAAAGTCATTTAAATCCAGTGGAGCACAGATCTGGGAACATATGTGTGCAGTTCTGCCAGTCACTCCACAGGAATCTGCTCCTGACTCTTACTGTGTTTG GTGTTATCCTGGGTGCAGTGTGTGGGGGTCTTCTTCGTCTAGCAACACCTATTGACCCTGACATCATCATGTTAATAGCCTTCCCAGGAGATATACTTATGCGGATGCTAAAAATGCTGATCCTCCCTTTAATTATCTCCAGTTTAATCACAG GACTGTCTGGTTTAGATGCTAAAGCAAGTGGCCGACTGGGCACAAGAGCCATGGTCTACTACATGTCCACCACTATtattgctgctgtgctgggtgtgaTTTTGGTTTTAGCCATCCATCCAGGGAATCCGAAACTCAAGAAACAGCTTGGTCAAGGGAAGAAGAATGATGAAGTATCTAGTCTGGATGCTTTCTTGGATTTGATCCGAAACTTGTTCCCTGAAAATCTAGTTCAAGCATGCTTTCAGCAG ATCCAAACTGTCACCAAGAGAGTGCTGGTGCCACCACCCATTGAAGAGCCACCTAATGTCACTGATTCTGCTTTGGCTATGGTGAATGAGACAGCACCACCAGAAGCCCAACTGGTCATTAAGAAGGGACTTGAATTTAAGGATGGCATGAATGTCCTGG GTTTGATAGGATTCTTTATTGCTTTTGGCATTGCTATGGGGAAAATGGGAGACCAGGCCAAGATGATGGTGGATTTCTTCAACATCCTGAATGAGATTGTAATGAAGTTAGTAACTATGATCATGTG gtaTTCCCCTTTGGGTATTGCTTGCCTCATCTGTGGAAAAATCATTGCCATCAAGGACTTAGAAGTAGTTGCTAGACAACTCGGCATGTACATGGTCACTGTGATTGTGGGTCTTGTCATCCATGGAGGGAtcttcctgcctctgctctaCTTTGTGATAACAAGGAAAAGCCCATTTTCATTCCTTGCTGGGATTTTCCAGGCATGGATCACAGCACTAGGCACAGCTTCCAG TGCTGGAACATTACCTGTCACATTCCGGTGTCTTGAAGAAAATCTCGGCATTGATAAGCGCGTAACAAGATTCGTTCTTCCTGTTGGAGCAACTATTAACATGGATGGAACTGCCCTTTatgaagctgtggctgccatCTTCATAGCACAGATGAATGGAATTGACCTGGATGGAGGCCAGATAGTTACTGTGAG tttgaCTGCCACCCTTGCAAGTGTTGGAGCTGCCAGTATTCCCAGCGCAGGACTTGTCACTATGCTCCTGATCCTTACTGCAGTGGGTCTCCCTACCCAGGATATCAGTTTGCTTGTTGCTGTTGACTGGCTTTT GGACCGGATGAGAACGTCAGTCAATGTAGTGGGGGATTCTTTTGGTGCTGGCATTGTCTACCACCTTTCCAAGGCAGAACTCGACACCATTGATTCCCATCATAAAGGGCACGAAGACATTGAAATGACCAAGACTCAGTCGATCTATGACGACATGAAAAATCATAGGGAAAACAACTCAAACCAATGTGTTTTTGCAGCTCACAACTCAGTCATGGTAGATGAGTGCAAG
- the SLC1A2 gene encoding excitatory amino acid transporter 2 isoform X3, producing the protein MPKQVEVRMHESHLNPVEHRSGNICVQFCQSLHRNLLLTLTVFGVILGAVCGGLLRLATPIDPDIIMLIAFPGDILMRMLKMLILPLIISSLITGLSGLDAKASGRLGTRAMVYYMSTTIIAAVLGVILVLAIHPGNPKLKKQLGQGKKNDEVSSLDAFLDLIRNLFPENLVQACFQQIQTVTKRVLVPPPIEEPPNVTDSALAMVNETAPPEAQLVIKKGLEFKDGMNVLGLIGFFIAFGIAMGKMGDQAKMMVDFFNILNEIVMKLVTMIMWYSPLGIACLICGKIIAIKDLEVVARQLGMYMVTVIVGLVIHGGIFLPLLYFVITRKSPFSFLAGIFQAWITALGTASSAGTLPVTFRCLEENLGIDKRVTRFVLPVGATINMDGTALYEAVAAIFIAQMNGIDLDGGQIVTVSLTATLASVGAASIPSAGLVTMLLILTAVGLPTQDISLLVAVDWLLDRMRTSVNVVGDSFGAGIVYHLSKAELDTIDSHHKGHEDIEMTKTQSIYDDMKNHRENNSNQCVFAAHNSVMVDECKVTLATNGKSADFSVVEEEPWKREK; encoded by the exons ATGCCTAAGCAAGTAGAAGTCCGGATGCATGAAAGTCATTTAAATCCAGTGGAGCACAGATCTGGGAACATATGTGTGCAGTTCTGCCAGTCACTCCACAGGAATCTGCTCCTGACTCTTACTGTGTTTG GTGTTATCCTGGGTGCAGTGTGTGGGGGTCTTCTTCGTCTAGCAACACCTATTGACCCTGACATCATCATGTTAATAGCCTTCCCAGGAGATATACTTATGCGGATGCTAAAAATGCTGATCCTCCCTTTAATTATCTCCAGTTTAATCACAG GACTGTCTGGTTTAGATGCTAAAGCAAGTGGCCGACTGGGCACAAGAGCCATGGTCTACTACATGTCCACCACTATtattgctgctgtgctgggtgtgaTTTTGGTTTTAGCCATCCATCCAGGGAATCCGAAACTCAAGAAACAGCTTGGTCAAGGGAAGAAGAATGATGAAGTATCTAGTCTGGATGCTTTCTTGGATTTGATCCGAAACTTGTTCCCTGAAAATCTAGTTCAAGCATGCTTTCAGCAG ATCCAAACTGTCACCAAGAGAGTGCTGGTGCCACCACCCATTGAAGAGCCACCTAATGTCACTGATTCTGCTTTGGCTATGGTGAATGAGACAGCACCACCAGAAGCCCAACTGGTCATTAAGAAGGGACTTGAATTTAAGGATGGCATGAATGTCCTGG GTTTGATAGGATTCTTTATTGCTTTTGGCATTGCTATGGGGAAAATGGGAGACCAGGCCAAGATGATGGTGGATTTCTTCAACATCCTGAATGAGATTGTAATGAAGTTAGTAACTATGATCATGTG gtaTTCCCCTTTGGGTATTGCTTGCCTCATCTGTGGAAAAATCATTGCCATCAAGGACTTAGAAGTAGTTGCTAGACAACTCGGCATGTACATGGTCACTGTGATTGTGGGTCTTGTCATCCATGGAGGGAtcttcctgcctctgctctaCTTTGTGATAACAAGGAAAAGCCCATTTTCATTCCTTGCTGGGATTTTCCAGGCATGGATCACAGCACTAGGCACAGCTTCCAG TGCTGGAACATTACCTGTCACATTCCGGTGTCTTGAAGAAAATCTCGGCATTGATAAGCGCGTAACAAGATTCGTTCTTCCTGTTGGAGCAACTATTAACATGGATGGAACTGCCCTTTatgaagctgtggctgccatCTTCATAGCACAGATGAATGGAATTGACCTGGATGGAGGCCAGATAGTTACTGTGAG tttgaCTGCCACCCTTGCAAGTGTTGGAGCTGCCAGTATTCCCAGCGCAGGACTTGTCACTATGCTCCTGATCCTTACTGCAGTGGGTCTCCCTACCCAGGATATCAGTTTGCTTGTTGCTGTTGACTGGCTTTT GGACCGGATGAGAACGTCAGTCAATGTAGTGGGGGATTCTTTTGGTGCTGGCATTGTCTACCACCTTTCCAAGGCAGAACTCGACACCATTGATTCCCATCATAAAGGGCACGAAGACATTGAAATGACCAAGACTCAGTCGATCTATGACGACATGAAAAATCATAGGGAAAACAACTCAAACCAATGTGTTTTTGCAGCTCACAACTCAGTCATGGTAGATGAGTGCAAG
- the SLC1A2 gene encoding excitatory amino acid transporter 2 isoform X1 has translation MPKQVEVRMHESHLNPVEHRSGNICVQFCQSLHRNLLLTLTVFGVILGAVCGGLLRLATPIDPDIIMLIAFPGDILMRMLKMLILPLIISSLITGLSGLDAKASGRLGTRAMVYYMSTTIIAAVLGVILVLAIHPGNPKLKKQLGQGKKNDEVSSLDAFLDLIRNLFPENLVQACFQQIQTVTKRVLVPPPIEEPPNVTDSALAMVNETAPPEAQLVIKKGLEFKDGMNVLGLIGFFIAFGIAMGKMGDQAKMMVDFFNILNEIVMKLVTMIMWYSPLGIACLICGKIIAIKDLEVVARQLGMYMVTVIVGLVIHGGIFLPLLYFVITRKSPFSFLAGIFQAWITALGTASSAGTLPVTFRCLEENLGIDKRVTRFVLPVGATINMDGTALYEAVAAIFIAQMNGIDLDGGQIVTVSLTATLASVGAASIPSAGLVTMLLILTAVGLPTQDISLLVAVDWLLDRMRTSVNVVGDSFGAGIVYHLSKAELDTIDSHHKGHEDIEMTKTQSIYDDMKNHRENNSNQCVFAAHNSVMVDECKFIQHGEFQLCL, from the exons ATGCCTAAGCAAGTAGAAGTCCGGATGCATGAAAGTCATTTAAATCCAGTGGAGCACAGATCTGGGAACATATGTGTGCAGTTCTGCCAGTCACTCCACAGGAATCTGCTCCTGACTCTTACTGTGTTTG GTGTTATCCTGGGTGCAGTGTGTGGGGGTCTTCTTCGTCTAGCAACACCTATTGACCCTGACATCATCATGTTAATAGCCTTCCCAGGAGATATACTTATGCGGATGCTAAAAATGCTGATCCTCCCTTTAATTATCTCCAGTTTAATCACAG GACTGTCTGGTTTAGATGCTAAAGCAAGTGGCCGACTGGGCACAAGAGCCATGGTCTACTACATGTCCACCACTATtattgctgctgtgctgggtgtgaTTTTGGTTTTAGCCATCCATCCAGGGAATCCGAAACTCAAGAAACAGCTTGGTCAAGGGAAGAAGAATGATGAAGTATCTAGTCTGGATGCTTTCTTGGATTTGATCCGAAACTTGTTCCCTGAAAATCTAGTTCAAGCATGCTTTCAGCAG ATCCAAACTGTCACCAAGAGAGTGCTGGTGCCACCACCCATTGAAGAGCCACCTAATGTCACTGATTCTGCTTTGGCTATGGTGAATGAGACAGCACCACCAGAAGCCCAACTGGTCATTAAGAAGGGACTTGAATTTAAGGATGGCATGAATGTCCTGG GTTTGATAGGATTCTTTATTGCTTTTGGCATTGCTATGGGGAAAATGGGAGACCAGGCCAAGATGATGGTGGATTTCTTCAACATCCTGAATGAGATTGTAATGAAGTTAGTAACTATGATCATGTG gtaTTCCCCTTTGGGTATTGCTTGCCTCATCTGTGGAAAAATCATTGCCATCAAGGACTTAGAAGTAGTTGCTAGACAACTCGGCATGTACATGGTCACTGTGATTGTGGGTCTTGTCATCCATGGAGGGAtcttcctgcctctgctctaCTTTGTGATAACAAGGAAAAGCCCATTTTCATTCCTTGCTGGGATTTTCCAGGCATGGATCACAGCACTAGGCACAGCTTCCAG TGCTGGAACATTACCTGTCACATTCCGGTGTCTTGAAGAAAATCTCGGCATTGATAAGCGCGTAACAAGATTCGTTCTTCCTGTTGGAGCAACTATTAACATGGATGGAACTGCCCTTTatgaagctgtggctgccatCTTCATAGCACAGATGAATGGAATTGACCTGGATGGAGGCCAGATAGTTACTGTGAG tttgaCTGCCACCCTTGCAAGTGTTGGAGCTGCCAGTATTCCCAGCGCAGGACTTGTCACTATGCTCCTGATCCTTACTGCAGTGGGTCTCCCTACCCAGGATATCAGTTTGCTTGTTGCTGTTGACTGGCTTTT GGACCGGATGAGAACGTCAGTCAATGTAGTGGGGGATTCTTTTGGTGCTGGCATTGTCTACCACCTTTCCAAGGCAGAACTCGACACCATTGATTCCCATCATAAAGGGCACGAAGACATTGAAATGACCAAGACTCAGTCGATCTATGACGACATGAAAAATCATAGGGAAAACAACTCAAACCAATGTGTTTTTGCAGCTCACAACTCAGTCATGGTAGATGAGTGCAAG TTTATCCAGCATGGGGAATTTCAGCT